From the genome of Rhododendron vialii isolate Sample 1 chromosome 10a, ASM3025357v1:
TAATCCGTATTTCTCCCTGTTCTCTCCTGCTCTCCCCTTCGCTCCCCTTCGAACCCCCGTCCCCGTCTTCCTCCACGGGCATCTCGTACCGACAAACCGGGCACAACCCGTGGATCCCCAGCCACTTCTCGATGCACCCTGGGTGGTACCTATGCTTGCACGGCATCTCCTTCGCTTCTCCACCGACTTCGTACTCCCCCAAGCATATCGCGCACGAGGACTCTGACTTCAAATCCGTTTCTTCCGTTATCTTCACCTTGGGCATGTCCTCTATGGATTTCTTCGACGCGGGTAACGGCCCGTCTTTGCTCGGCTGGTTTGGACCTTCAGCGAAGTGGATCACCGTCGCCGAGGCTGTCAATGGGTTTATACTGTTTAGTGCAAGGAGGCCTTCCCGGAAGCCTAAGATGACGGGGAGGAGTACGGCGAGGCCTCCGGTTGGATCGGAGGGAGGAGGGGGCGACTGCTGCGGCGGTGGAGTGTTTGCTTCGGAGGTCGGCATGTTTGGTGGCTCTCCCGGTGGAGTGTTTGCTTCGGAGGTCGGCATGTTTGGTggcttgggagagagagagagagagagagagagagagaaaaggatgATGTGATTACTTGATGAGAAAGGCAATGGAGATAGGGGGGTCGATAGATAtgccgaacacgaaattgagaatataataaatcaacaagcgataaacaagaacacaaggatatacgtggttccgttcaagcacaaagcaagaacgtactccacggggaaaagagcaagaggattcactataaacggggagagaaacaaagagccggctatacccgtaactctaattgaagcaccaaacagatatctagggacaaatatctggtggaacccaaaagggagacacaaacccttggtggaaccctaagagcataaacaaaaccctaatatctaagcccttgaacaaaagaccataaccctaggaacccccaaggtccctatttataggaaaacactaaataaacctaaaccaaataggaaaaggaatcctagtcaatttaggaattctagtcaatttccaacaaatctccaccttgacttgaattccatcgAATTCAACACTATAGGCAATCCTCTCCTTTAATCGCTCATCTCCCCCAAAAGCCCCCCCACGGGGCCATCACCAACGGCACAAACGAGTAAGGCTCAAGCACACCTGCTTGACCTTGTAAACGCGACTCAGGAAACCCAGCcgcacatgcctccaaattgagCCTCTATCTTCCAACGGGCACCTCCCACCCAACGCATCCCTCCCGAATGCACTCGAAGATCTGCTCAAACTCCACACGGAGTTAATTACCGACTCTACCACAGAGTTAAAAACCCAACACTGAGTCAACCTCGAATTCACCGATGAAGAACCCAAAGATGTAGCACCCACAATCGTACTACCATCAAGCACATAGAGGTTATTCGATTTCCGACCCTTCATCAAAACACGAGCACCCTTCAAAACCCTCAAGACTCCACCTTCAGCGGTATGCTTCCAACCCAAAGAGTCAAGAGTACCCAAAGAGATAAGGTTCCTCTTCAAATCTGGTATATGTCGAACACCAAACAACgtcctcacaaacccatcatgcattctgactttaattgttccaatcccaacaattctacaGGACATGTTATTCCCCATAAGAACTGTACCACAGCTGACCGATTCATAAGTATCGAACCAATCTTTATTCggacacatgtggtaagaacatccggagtccagaatccattcgttattcgaacagacatcaccgacactcacagaaagaaccataagtgaatcgtcggaatcttcttcaacaataccagcaacaaccttctcttcaaaattatccttatttttcaacctaggacaattTCTCACCATGTGCCCATATTTCCTACAGTAAAAACACTTTACTTCCTGATTTGTGGAACGAGAGCCAGAAACCCCTCTACTGCCATAATCCCTCTCAGAAGTTCTTCCTTGCACCATCAAACCCTGAGCAACAAAATCACCACCCTCACCGGAtactttttttctcaattctttcgaatacaaACTAGACTTAACGTCCTCCATGGAAATCGTATCCCTCCCGTAAAGTAGGGTAGTAACAAAATGCTCATAAGATGCAGGCAAAGAACATAACACAATAAGGGCTtgatcttcatcatcaatcacaacatcaatattttttaaatccataataattcGATTTAACTCATCTAGATGGTCTTTTACGGGCGTACCTTCcctcatacgaaacgtataaaggcgctgcttcaaatacaaccggttggtaagagacttcgtcatatagatgctttccaacttcaaccaaataccggCAGTAGTATCCTCCTCCCCGACCTCGCGAAGCACATCATCGGCTAAACACAACTGAATCGAACTGAGCGCCTTCGCATCGAGatcctcaaacacactatcCTGCATATCAACAGGCTTATTCAATTTTCCTAACAAAGTCTTGTGTAATCCTTGTTGAACAAGCAAAGCCTTCATCTTAATACGCCATAAACTGAAGCTAGTGCTCTGCCCATCGAACTTCGCAATTTCGAAACGAGTCGCCATTGAAACGATCACCAATTGCACAATACgcaacagaaaacaaaagcctcggattgaaacccggagctctgataccaatttgttgtgccgaacacgaaattgagaatataataaatcaacaagcgataaacaagaacacaaggatatacgtggttccgttcaagcacaaagcaagaacgtactccacggggaaagagcaagaggattcactataaacggggagagaaacaaagagccggctatacccgtaactctaattgaagcaccaaacagatatctagggacaaatctctggtggaacccaaaagggagacacaaacccttggtggaaccctaagagcataaacaaaaccctaatatctaagcccttgaacaaaagaccataaccctaggaacccccaaggtccctatttataggaaaacactaaataaacctaaaccaaataagaaaaggaatcctagtcaatttaggaattctagtcaatttccaacaataCAGGGGGAAGGGCGGAGGAGGCCGTTGGAAGGGTCGCGAAGGGACGAAGGGTCTAGAATGTTTCCGCCGAGTTGTTCGTGTCCGCTTTGAGATTTTTAGCTCTGAGTACAGAAAAGTGATACTTAATTTTCATTACGCAGAAATGAAATACTTGATTACCACTATGTCTACTTTTATAAAAATGCATTTGCCATTAATGAAAGTGTcaccctaagattttagggttTCAGGGTACGTTAAAGTTTTAGAATAATCTAGGGTTTAGAGTATCATAGAGTTTAGGTTTAGACGCTTTTATAGAGCCATAGAGTTTAgatttaggtactttcataggggttttagggtgcactttcctattatagagttttagcggtttaggcacttttatagggatTTATGCATTTTTACAGGGTATCcttaggtttaggcacttttatagggtgcCCTAGAGATTAGGCGCTTTCAGTGTTAAgagttttagacactttcatagggttttagtattttgttAATTAAAGAAGACCCAGTGGaaattactttctattttctggACCTAAAGGTAAAATGCCCGTCGGCTTTCTCGGGATCTATAGTGGCCGCTTGGTGGGTCCCGCAATTGGATCTATTAATCCGACTCTTGTTCGATTTGGATTTTCAGGAAGATTTTTGAGAATAATGAATGGAAAAAGATAGATAAcgaaaatttattagagactATGTGCAGAAATTTTAAGACTCTTAAACGAATTTTTGTGATCTGGCATTAGAAAAGTTATTTGGTGAAAACTAAAAAGTAGAGTGTGCTTCGGAATAGACACGTGGCATGGGAAAAGTTATTTGGTGAAAACTAagaagtagattttttttttcttttttgcatggGTATATTACACGGCGgaatttacaaaaatgaacgattcagattaaaaCAATAAAGATATAGTGAGGTCCATAGTGCAGTGAGGGAAACCCCACGGTTTCCAACGCTGATGGTCAAAGTTTAACCACGAATAGATATTGTAAAACCCACGATGCGGTGATAAGAGAAATTCCACGGTTTCCACCGTCGGCGTTCAGAATTTAACCTCAGATACATGTTGTATGGGTTATGTCATACATTTACCATAACATTACCGTCGATTAGCCTTTTTTtccgataaaaataaaagtccGCGGGCATATCATATGAAAGGCCCCGTTCCAACTAactttcctttttaaaaagttctttttcttcaatttttaaactcaaatataataaaaatgaaaaataattttttgatttttcttgcaccgtataaaagatctcaatgaaatctatcaaacaagatccatattgatagaaaaattatttgcataaacatataatttttgggcttgaaattacctttctttttccaaaaccttcttttttgggagttggaacaccaccttacAAATGCTATGACTACCATATCTAGATATTCTATGCGGTGGGACATAACTTTATAATGTTGTTTTGGTGCCTCATTTTGTAACATTACTGTCGTTACTAAACGTATACGATTGGGAAATTTTGTCGTGCAAGACTCTGCAAGGCACCTTGTAGGACGCACACCAACCATCGATTTTGACGATGAATGGTtgaaatatgatttttaattatgaccggtaagaatcatttattatcagtcataattaatttttaatttggaccgttgattgatgagatcgacggcTGTGTGCCGTATTACacgtgcactacagcaccctaGATCCTGACgtataataccaaaaaaatgacGCTCCGATATCAGATTTAAATACACGCcatatttttctcaaaatctaTTTACTTGCATTAGGACAGAGTATTTATCCCCATTGGCCCTCTTGGCTTATATTGAGCACACAGAATTGGGCATGATTTTGACTTGCTGTCTCATTGAATGTGAAACGCCAAAATGTGCCAGAAAGGAGGTAAATGGATCAAATCAATGTACCTAACAAGTTTAGAGTACCAAATGGTacttataaaaagaaaaaagaaaaaagaaaaaagaaaagaacaatgaACAATTTCAGACAACTAGCAAATGCAGAACATGACTATCTTCCTTCTATTATCAAAATTACAGGAAACAACGGGCCATTGCGACCGGACTTATTCAGCTAAAATTGTAGGTATGAAAGGATATTTTGTCAATGGCCAAAAGAACCCTACAGATGCAGGCTGGAGAATACCCATCACCCTGTCCCTGGCCCTGGGAATGCAAGGAGAGAAgccactttattttttgacagTTTTGCCGCAGCAACCAAGTATTGCAGTTCCTTTCCTTGAGTGGACCTTGGCATCGGCCTAGACTTCAGCCCAACGGTCAGGTACCAGTAGTTAAGTGCTGCGAGGTTCTGGGTTCAAGCTCATAAATCTAAAGACATTACACAACGTTTATACGTTCTCATATGTAAGAATTGATGAcaacttctctttttcttccttcccGTTTGAACCAGTGAAATATTTCCTAATTACGTCTGGTGCCAAATATCATTCTCAGAGAGATACTAGGAAGAGGGAAATAAGGAAACTGTGTTTGCCCTCGTAACCTTTCCTGCTTCAAACTTCACATCATTAAGCTTCTCCTGGCACCATTTGAGTTGAGAAGTGGAAATCATCGACATTTTGAGCACCCTTGATACCAGCTTCATCTCTATCATTGTAAACAAAATTTCCTTCTCTAGAGATGCTTCCAGAGGGTTCACTCCTCTTTTCAACCAACACCTCCTCTTCCCTTGCAAGTCTTTTAGCCATAGCTCCTTCTACAGAAAAATAAAGCAATTTATTGCATTTAGTATGTTATGTTGGTATCCTAAATCACgatgaaatgaaaaatgcatAAAATTCGTAGTTCTCCAAATTTCAGCAACTGATATTTGAATGTGATGTTTGCTATGCAGATACATAACTGGAATTACCTTTCGGAGTGCCTTAGTAAGATTTGCTAGGAGCTCCAAGTCTCGAGGGTCTTCTACCGGAGGATAAGTCCACATGAGATTACTCATTTTCCACCGCGGTTTCTTTTGGTCCGTTTTTACATACATCCAAAAGGCCTTTATGCATTTCTCTATGCCCTGCAACACTTCTGTTGCCCTCATGGCTTCTCCCCTAGTTTCGTCATCTTCTCTTTCCTCCGTATAACCTTGAACGATCAGAAGTATAGTGCATTGGAGGACAGGGGAAATATGCCAATATCATTCATTTGTGCATAGGACTGTAGTATATTTCATTCCATGAAACAGTCCAACACGCGTTTTAGGGGAAGGCATGCATTTCTTACTAATATATAATGATTGCATAGCTTTCGCATCGTGATGAAGTTTTAGAATTTGTTATATAATAAGGTTCACCACATTTTAAAGGTATATATCTTTTCAAATCTCAATCAGCAAAATTTTGATACCCTTCTCAAATGAACaactatttttctcttttaaaaaggaaaacacaTGTTGAAGTTACTATTTCATATGCTTCATATGTTGGAGATGGATAAATGGATAGCACTAATTATTGATTTGCCAACTTGATTAACCAGGATAAACATATTTTTCTGTGAAAGGTACCTGAAACCTGAGGAACTTGGAGTAGACTCCTGAAAGTTAACCTCCTTTGAACATAATTCCAGTACCTTTTGCCCTCACACCTTTCATCTTCCATAAATCTCTCTAGAAgtatttgaaacttttgaaatcCCCCGACGACATTCTCATAAAAGGCGCCATTTTGAAAGTTTGAGCATAAGAGAGCCTCAACTTTTCGGTATTGGTAATGTAGTACTTCCCAGGATAAGCATGATTGAGCCACATAAACCAATTCGAAGTCACTTTCTAAGCTTCTTATCAGCCTTCTTCTAGCCGTCTTGCTCCATGAAATCTGTGGAATGGAGAATTCCACAGACTTTATATCCTCAAATGAACTAAGAGAAGCCAATTGCTTGTTCAAGATTGCACCTGCATACAAAATAGCTAGCCAATATGCCACTGACgaaacaagaaaataattgcATGTTCTGAATTCACCTCAAATGCCTCATGCTGATGCAACGAATTTTTCATATAATTGTAAACGTATTCTCAAATATTAAACATTCTGTTTGTAAATCAGTTTATGATTACGAGTACCTACTTATTCCACATGTTCTATCATGATTGAGCAAATCAAACCATCTCATCCTTTCACTGTATTTCTCATAGATTGGATCTATGTCGGCCTCCATGTTTTGATTGATCAATTCTCCCTCAACGATTGGTGCTTTAGAGCTACACAATGATGGCAAAGTTACACTAATTTCATCATCTTGGGGAGGTGAAATGGAGGGCATATACACCTCCAAGCTTCTATCTTCATCGATAAGCACACGGGGTTCTCTTATAATCGACTCCACTAGTAGTGAGCTGTCACTGCAATCAGTGTCTGCTTCAACCTCCTCCATGTGTAGTGCATATACTTTAGCTTCATTTTTAATGGATACTGCATCGCAAGTGCTATACGAATCGGCCATATGACTTTGAACTGTAGCACTTGGAATTTCATGCTCCTCCACCTCATTTGCAAACTCATCATTGGTGATTCTAATGAATGCGAAAACAGAGAGGATACTGGGAAACACCCTGCAAATTTCAGACGCTACAAACCAAGCGATTCGAATAGCTAGCGAGACAAGGAGGGGAAGCCATCTTTGAAGTAGTTTTATCCAAAGGAAAATCT
Proteins encoded in this window:
- the LOC131303873 gene encoding E3 ubiquitin-protein ligase MPSR1-like, with the protein product MPTSEANTPPPQQSPPPPSDPTGGLAVLLPVILGFREGLLALNSINPLTASATVIHFAEGPNQPSKDGPLPASKKSIEDMPKVKITEETDLKSESSCAICLGEYEVGGEAKEMPCKHRYHPGCIEKWLGIHGLCPVCRYEMPVEEDGDGGSKGSEGESRREQGEIRISIFYGISSEGGSTDDGSSTEDMEID
- the LOC131303860 gene encoding uncharacterized protein LOC131303860 isoform X1, translated to MLKLPNKRLVQAMEGYVLRMALVTSCWFILESILFPDGFLKKFYLGFYIHPLLLFLCQIFLWIKLLQRWLPLLVSLAIRIAWFVASEICRVFPSILSVFAFIRITNDEFANEVEEHEIPSATVQSHMADSYSTCDAVSIKNEAKVYALHMEEVEADTDCSDSSLLVESIIREPRVLIDEDRSLEVYMPSISPPQDDEISVTLPSLCSSKAPIVEGELINQNMEADIDPIYEKYSERMRWFDLLNHDRTCGISAILNKQLASLSSFEDIKSVEFSIPQISWSKTARRRLIRSLESDFELVYVAQSCLSWEVLHYQYRKVEALLCSNFQNGAFYENVVGGFQKFQILLERFMEDERCEGKRYWNYVQRRLTFRSLLQVPQVSGYTEEREDDETRGEAMRATEVLQGIEKCIKAFWMYVKTDQKKPRWKMSNLMWTYPPVEDPRDLELLANLTKALRKKELWLKDLQGKRRCWLKRGVNPLEASLEKEILFTMIEMKLVSRVLKMSMISTSQLKWCQEKLNDVKFEAGKVTRANTVSLFPSS
- the LOC131303860 gene encoding uncharacterized protein LOC131303860 isoform X2, with amino-acid sequence MLKLPNKRLVQAMEGYVLRMALVTSCWFILESILFPDGFLKKFYLGFYIHPLLLFLCQIFLWIKLLQRWLPLLVSLAIRIAWFVASEICRVFPSILSVFAFIRITNDEFANEVEEHEIPSATVQSHMADSYSTCDAVSIKNEAKVYALHMEEVEADTDCSDSSLLVESIIREPRVLIDEDRSLEVYMPSISPPQDDEISVTLPSLCSSKAPIVEGELINQNMEADIDPIYEKYSERMRWFDLLNHDRTCGISAILNKQLASLSSFEDIKSVEFSIPQISWSKTARRRLIRSLESDFELVYVAQSCLSWEVLHYQYRKVEALLCSNFQNGAFYENVVGGFQKFQILLERFMEDERCEGKRYWNYVQRRLTFRSLLQVPQVSGYTEEREDDETRGEAMRATEVLQGIEKCIKAFWMYVKTDQKKPRWKMSNLMWTYPPVEDPRDLELLANLTKALRKELWLKDLQGKRRCWLKRGVNPLEASLEKEILFTMIEMKLVSRVLKMSMISTSQLKWCQEKLNDVKFEAGKVTRANTVSLFPSS